Proteins from a genomic interval of Mycoplasmopsis columboralis:
- the rlmD gene encoding 23S rRNA (uracil(1939)-C(5))-methyltransferase RlmD: MCVENKIVSECIELTYEGYGVILYKNKRFFVPNLLPGEKAEIIITKNHKNYGYGKVLKLLTLSKHRNSLFEFSNAASLIHLSYPEQLKWKQQYLENLFSRNLNISLSTINKIKWFDPIYNYRNKVRYPIFVDQQNIYFGEYLWKSYQLRKTKATILIQDTLIEVSDFVLANLNTFFKNELSKVRFIKEVSFRTNKEQEIQITFDLDPSYDLPKKFIQLLCQKSNIIEIYSRKNLQSELIYSRKEFSITLSDKKFKISSDNFFQVNLTVFENILKDIAKYLQNKTNKNTLIDAYCGVGVFSQFFSNFFRKSIGIEVVESSIHLAKINSTINGLKNINYYAGKVEDVVFKKEIDVSDSVLIVDPPRAGLENKVINWINQKQINSIVYLSCDPRTLTRDLKIFLDKEYKIVQITPYEMFPNTHHIETLVFLEK; the protein is encoded by the coding sequence ATGTGTGTTGAAAATAAAATTGTAAGCGAATGTATCGAATTAACTTATGAAGGATACGGTGTTATTCTTTATAAAAACAAAAGATTTTTTGTTCCGAATTTACTACCTGGAGAAAAAGCAGAAATTATAATAACTAAAAATCATAAAAATTATGGATATGGTAAAGTTTTAAAATTACTTACATTATCTAAACACAGAAATAGTTTATTTGAGTTTTCTAATGCAGCATCTTTAATTCATTTGTCATATCCCGAACAACTAAAATGAAAACAGCAATATCTAGAAAATCTCTTTTCTCGTAATTTAAATATTTCTTTGTCAACAATAAATAAAATAAAATGATTTGATCCTATTTATAACTATCGTAATAAAGTTAGATACCCAATCTTCGTTGACCAACAAAACATATATTTTGGGGAATATCTTTGAAAAAGCTATCAGTTAAGAAAAACAAAAGCAACAATCTTAATTCAAGATACATTAATTGAAGTGTCTGATTTTGTGCTGGCCAATCTAAATACATTTTTTAAAAATGAACTTTCAAAAGTACGATTTATTAAAGAAGTTTCATTTCGAACAAATAAAGAACAAGAAATTCAAATTACATTTGATCTTGACCCAAGTTATGATTTACCTAAAAAATTTATTCAGTTATTATGTCAAAAAAGCAATATTATTGAAATTTATTCTAGAAAGAATCTTCAAAGCGAACTAATTTACTCAAGAAAAGAGTTTTCAATCACTTTGTCAGATAAAAAATTTAAAATTTCTTCTGATAATTTTTTTCAAGTTAATTTAACAGTATTTGAAAATATTTTAAAAGACATTGCTAAATATTTACAAAATAAAACAAACAAAAATACACTAATTGATGCTTATTGTGGTGTTGGAGTTTTTTCTCAATTTTTTAGCAATTTCTTTAGAAAAAGCATAGGAATAGAAGTTGTGGAAAGCTCAATTCATTTAGCAAAAATTAATTCAACAATTAATGGCTTAAAAAATATAAATTATTACGCCGGAAAAGTTGAAGATGTTGTTTTCAAAAAGGAAATTGATGTTAGTGATTCAGTGTTGATAGTAGATCCGCCTAGAGCAGGTCTTGAAAACAAAGTTATCAATTGAATAAACCAAAAACAAATTAATTCAATCGTTTATTTATCCTGTGATCCAAGAACTCTCACAAGAGATTTAAAAATTTTTTTAGACAAAGAATATAAAATTGTACAGATAACTCCATATGAAATGTTTCCGAATACACATCATATTGAAACATTAGTATTTTTAGAAAAATAA